Proteins co-encoded in one Halococcoides cellulosivorans genomic window:
- a CDS encoding L-aspartate oxidase produces MSRVLVIGSGIAGCAAALGAARAGSDVDLVTTATEPRDTATWWAQGGIAVPREDERAFVEDIVTASDGTADRATVESLVGDARAAVEDVLVETAGVDFDRDGEEYDFSHEAGHARPRVLHVDAATGQSIEQRLFETVARRSAVTVRTDTAALDLLVGASGVGGAVLEGREPIRAGGTVLATGGIGGLYPETTNPPGATGDGIAMAAQAGADLADLPFVQFHPTVYLDGETLLVSEAVRGAGAVLWNADGERFMPSVHPDAELAPRDVVARAVARERDRTGRVTLDVSAIPFRAEFPGLADRLADRGVDPDAGIPVGPAQHFLCGGIAVDERGRTSVPGLFAAGECARTGVHGANRLASTSLLEGLVWGLRAGRAAAGSEARPAPDPSLPTRDPDLPAAFAAEKRRRLQQIVGEHLGIERSPAGLKRAVSALGRLRGELDAYTRTRSSRSLNQLYSATITAESIARAARATDSVGTHRLEATRAD; encoded by the coding sequence ATGAGCCGGGTGCTCGTCATCGGCAGCGGAATCGCGGGCTGTGCGGCGGCGCTCGGCGCGGCCCGCGCGGGAAGCGACGTCGACCTCGTGACGACCGCGACCGAGCCACGCGACACCGCGACCTGGTGGGCCCAGGGCGGCATCGCGGTGCCCCGGGAGGACGAACGGGCGTTCGTCGAGGACATCGTCACCGCCAGCGATGGGACGGCCGACCGCGCGACGGTCGAATCGCTCGTCGGCGACGCCCGCGCGGCCGTCGAAGACGTGCTCGTCGAGACGGCCGGCGTCGACTTCGACCGCGACGGCGAGGAGTACGACTTCAGCCACGAGGCCGGCCACGCTCGGCCGCGCGTGCTCCACGTCGACGCGGCCACCGGCCAGTCGATCGAACAGCGCCTCTTCGAGACCGTCGCCCGGCGCTCGGCGGTGACCGTCCGGACCGATACCGCCGCGCTCGACCTCCTCGTCGGGGCATCGGGCGTCGGCGGCGCGGTCCTGGAGGGCCGCGAGCCGATCCGGGCCGGCGGGACGGTCCTCGCGACCGGCGGGATCGGCGGCCTGTACCCCGAGACGACGAACCCACCGGGTGCGACCGGCGACGGCATCGCGATGGCTGCCCAGGCCGGGGCGGATCTGGCGGATCTCCCCTTCGTCCAGTTTCACCCGACGGTGTATCTGGACGGCGAAACCCTGCTCGTGAGCGAGGCGGTCCGTGGCGCCGGCGCGGTCTTGTGGAACGCCGACGGCGAGCGGTTCATGCCGTCGGTCCACCCCGACGCCGAACTCGCGCCACGGGACGTCGTCGCCCGTGCGGTGGCCCGCGAGCGCGACCGGACCGGCCGGGTCACGCTGGACGTCTCCGCGATACCGTTCCGCGCGGAGTTTCCCGGCCTGGCCGATCGGCTGGCGGATCGCGGCGTCGATCCCGATGCGGGCATTCCGGTCGGGCCGGCCCAGCACTTCCTCTGTGGCGGTATCGCGGTCGACGAGCGCGGGCGCACGTCGGTCCCCGGCCTGTTCGCCGCCGGCGAGTGCGCCCGGACGGGCGTCCACGGCGCGAACCGCCTGGCGAGTACGAGCCTCCTCGAAGGGCTGGTCTGGGGGCTGCGCGCCGGGCGGGCCGCGGCGGGGTCCGAGGCCCGACCGGCGCCCGACCCGTCGCTACCCACTCGCGATCCGGACCTGCCCGCGGCGTTCGCTGCCGAGAAGCGCCGTCGCCTCCAGCAGATCGTCGGTGAGCACCTCGGCATCGAGCGCTCGCCCGCGGGGCTGAAGCGAGCGGTGTCGGCACTCGGCCGCCTCCGCGGCGAACTCGACGCCTACACCCGGACGCGATCCAGTCGGTCGCTCAACCAGCTCTATTCCGCGACGATCACCGCCGAATCGATCGCCCGGGCCGCCCGAGCGACCGACAGCGTCGGCACCCACCGCCTGGAGGCCACGCGTGCTGACTGA
- the nadC gene encoding carboxylating nicotinate-nucleotide diphosphorylase: MLTDAQIDRWLDEDLGHHDVTNDLPGTATGRLVATEAGTVAGVDAARRVFERLDCAVDTHVDAGDRVDAGATLCEASGPTRAVLRAERVAVNLAGHASGIATATAAICRAVEAVDPSVTVAGTRKTTPGLRGIEKRAIAAGGGDTHRLGSSHAVMIKDNHVAAFGLEDAIERFRERASFTTPIEVEVETVADAERAAALGVDIVLLDNMDPATVERAVERIGGDGAPIVEASGAITRETAPDYAATGVDVCSVGALTHSAPALDLSFRLA, encoded by the coding sequence GTGCTGACTGACGCTCAGATCGACCGCTGGCTCGACGAGGATCTGGGCCACCACGACGTGACCAACGACCTCCCCGGGACGGCGACCGGGCGGCTGGTCGCGACCGAGGCGGGCACGGTCGCCGGCGTCGACGCCGCGCGACGCGTGTTCGAGCGCCTGGACTGTGCGGTCGACACCCACGTCGATGCGGGCGATCGGGTCGACGCCGGGGCGACGCTGTGCGAGGCATCGGGGCCAACGAGAGCGGTCCTCCGGGCCGAACGCGTCGCGGTCAACCTCGCGGGCCACGCCTCGGGGATCGCGACGGCCACCGCCGCGATCTGCCGTGCGGTCGAGGCCGTCGACCCGTCGGTCACCGTCGCGGGCACGCGCAAGACTACGCCCGGCCTGCGCGGGATCGAAAAGCGGGCGATCGCCGCCGGCGGTGGCGACACCCACCGGCTCGGGAGTTCACACGCCGTGATGATCAAAGACAACCACGTCGCGGCGTTCGGCCTCGAAGACGCCATCGAGCGGTTTCGCGAGCGGGCGTCGTTTACGACGCCGATCGAAGTCGAGGTCGAGACCGTCGCGGACGCCGAACGAGCGGCCGCACTGGGCGTCGACATCGTGCTCCTCGACAACATGGATCCCGCGACCGTCGAGCGGGCGGTCGAGCGGATCGGGGGTGACGGCGCGCCGATCGTCGAAGCCAGCGGCGCGATTACCCGCGAGACCGCGCCCGACTACGCCGCAACGGGCGTCGACGTCTGCTCGGTCGGCGCGCTGACTCACTCCGCGCCCGCGCTGGATCTGTCCTTTCGGCTGGCGTAG
- a CDS encoding helix-turn-helix transcriptional regulator, whose protein sequence is MDESGDHLDSEVLESVIDKQYVLAALDTDQPRSLADLAATTDHAKSTVNRTVRRFEDAGLVDCRVESNQHTYVLTHLGAQLLEWYDEGLGRLANRPLYEAIPPSASLPWWVVQSGSVELADATVAKHSVFDQILAFFDRIETFRVVAPNLTRDANWTYLSDRIVEKDLDMEMILTDAYLDTLMERFGDRLPMLVAEHGLDAMTVEEHDFPYGFGTGYYDGGSELALISYDENYYSANGTLVSDRPEAVAWGERRYETYRERAVNRNDDVLAACE, encoded by the coding sequence ATGGACGAATCGGGCGATCACCTCGACAGCGAGGTGTTGGAGTCGGTCATCGACAAGCAGTACGTCCTCGCGGCGCTCGATACCGACCAGCCCAGATCGCTCGCGGATCTCGCGGCCACGACCGACCACGCGAAATCGACGGTCAACCGGACAGTCAGGCGGTTCGAAGACGCCGGACTCGTCGACTGTCGAGTCGAGAGCAACCAGCACACGTACGTATTGACCCATCTGGGCGCACAACTCCTGGAGTGGTACGACGAGGGGCTGGGCCGGTTGGCCAACCGGCCACTCTACGAGGCGATCCCACCGTCGGCGTCGCTCCCCTGGTGGGTCGTGCAGAGCGGATCGGTCGAACTCGCGGACGCGACCGTCGCGAAACACAGCGTCTTCGATCAGATCCTCGCCTTTTTCGACCGGATCGAGACGTTTCGCGTCGTCGCGCCGAATCTGACCCGCGACGCCAACTGGACGTACCTCTCCGACCGCATCGTCGAGAAGGACCTCGACATGGAGATGATCCTCACCGATGCGTATCTCGACACGCTCATGGAGCGGTTCGGTGACCGACTGCCCATGCTGGTCGCTGAGCACGGCCTCGACGCGATGACCGTCGAGGAGCACGACTTTCCGTACGGGTTCGGGACGGGCTACTACGATGGCGGGTCGGAACTCGCGCTCATCTCCTACGACGAGAACTACTACAGCGCGAACGGGACCCTCGTCAGCGATCGGCCGGAAGCGGTCGCCTGGGGCGAGCGGCGCTACGAAACGTATCGCGAGCGCGCAGTGAATCGCAACGACGACGTGCTCGCGGCGTGCGAGTGA
- a CDS encoding pyridoxal phosphate-dependent aminotransferase produces MEPDALDDLCSAAEGRDATMEWDWRDRTRVGHGGERDCHWERDFSRTANPMTPDGVSRVFESSYPTSRQRPADDYCSFRAAAAQYLGVEPSQVVPTTGATGAIRLAIDATVEAGDSVVLARPSFAEYEREVRLQGAKPSFVAEDALLEVDPDPYALVIVAAPNNPTGWLPEDRRLARLVERCRDAETPIVIDETHLAFADRVSMAGHAGTIVVRSPSTTFGLPGLRAGFAVATGRLRDRLDAGRLPWAIGRPAEAAIVHCMDHPEFVSTSRRVVASERDRIRESLPDGVDAPPSSAPFVLLDLGDSAAVDRLLDVGRERGVAVRDARNFRGLDTHVRVAIRSPADNDALVETIAAALE; encoded by the coding sequence ATGGAACCTGATGCTCTCGACGATCTGTGCTCGGCGGCCGAGGGTCGAGACGCCACGATGGAGTGGGACTGGCGCGATCGGACGCGCGTCGGCCACGGTGGGGAACGAGACTGCCACTGGGAGCGTGATTTCTCCCGGACGGCCAACCCGATGACCCCGGACGGCGTGAGTCGCGTCTTCGAGAGCAGTTATCCCACCAGTCGACAGCGGCCGGCCGACGATTACTGCTCGTTTCGTGCCGCTGCGGCCCAGTATCTCGGTGTCGAACCCAGTCAGGTCGTCCCGACGACGGGAGCCACGGGGGCGATCAGACTGGCCATCGACGCGACCGTCGAGGCCGGGGACAGCGTGGTCCTCGCCCGACCGTCGTTCGCGGAATACGAACGCGAGGTTCGCCTCCAGGGCGCGAAACCGTCGTTCGTGGCCGAGGACGCACTGTTGGAGGTCGACCCCGATCCGTACGCGCTCGTGATCGTCGCCGCACCCAACAATCCGACCGGGTGGCTGCCCGAGGACCGCCGACTGGCCCGTCTCGTCGAGCGCTGTCGTGACGCCGAGACGCCGATCGTGATCGACGAGACCCATCTGGCGTTCGCGGATCGCGTCTCGATGGCGGGCCACGCGGGAACGATCGTGGTGCGCTCGCCGTCGACGACGTTCGGCCTGCCCGGGCTTCGGGCCGGGTTCGCCGTCGCCACTGGTCGCCTGCGCGACCGTCTCGACGCCGGCCGCCTCCCCTGGGCGATCGGGCGGCCCGCCGAGGCGGCCATCGTGCACTGTATGGACCACCCCGAGTTCGTCAGCACCTCGCGGCGTGTCGTCGCCAGCGAACGCGATCGCATCCGCGAGTCGTTGCCCGACGGCGTCGACGCCCCGCCCTCTTCGGCCCCATTTGTCCTGCTCGACCTCGGTGATTCCGCCGCCGTCGACCGACTCCTCGACGTGGGTCGCGAACGCGGCGTCGCGGTCCGGGACGCCCGGAACTTCCGCGGCCTCGACACCCACGTTCGGGTCGCGATCCGCTCTCCGGCCGACAACGACGCACTCGTCGAGACGATCGCAGCGGCCCTCGAGTGA
- a CDS encoding DUF5794 domain-containing protein: MGIVDRPALRGLQARLQGPTGVLATVMGLPLVDGVFPALVLSGALATVGGVLEVGLLVFGGSATVVVVLLELEGSPTRRARTVALVGSVVIALAAVEAAFAPTVATLLDQAVVERVAAAAIALIGARTASDRLAAWLPHPGLVVVLGLLVSLDPSGFTVGTVASGPFLAGVAAATIGVGFALVVALAGPWIRRHVDLVKFRLGSAVALGLLALSVAGLVQPGLSLIAFGATIAFSIAPGDRDRPTETAVARTERLPGD; encoded by the coding sequence ATGGGCATCGTCGATCGTCCGGCACTCCGGGGCCTCCAGGCGCGCCTCCAGGGGCCCACCGGAGTGCTCGCGACCGTGATGGGACTGCCGCTCGTCGACGGGGTGTTCCCGGCGCTCGTACTCTCGGGCGCGCTCGCGACCGTCGGTGGCGTCCTCGAAGTCGGACTGCTCGTCTTCGGCGGGAGTGCGACGGTCGTCGTCGTCCTCCTCGAACTGGAGGGGTCACCGACGCGCCGGGCCCGCACCGTCGCGCTCGTGGGCAGTGTCGTGATCGCGCTCGCCGCCGTCGAGGCTGCGTTCGCCCCGACGGTCGCGACCCTGCTCGACCAGGCGGTCGTCGAGCGGGTCGCCGCGGCGGCGATCGCGCTGATCGGCGCACGCACCGCGAGCGATCGGCTGGCCGCGTGGCTGCCCCACCCGGGGCTGGTCGTCGTGCTCGGATTGCTGGTGAGTCTCGACCCCTCGGGCTTTACCGTCGGGACCGTCGCGAGCGGCCCGTTCCTCGCGGGCGTCGCGGCGGCGACCATCGGTGTCGGGTTCGCGCTGGTCGTCGCGCTCGCGGGCCCCTGGATTCGCCGGCACGTCGATCTCGTGAAGTTCCGACTGGGGAGTGCCGTCGCGCTGGGCCTGCTCGCGCTGTCGGTCGCGGGCCTCGTCCAGCCGGGCCTCTCGCTGATCGCGTTCGGCGCGACGATCGCCTTTTCGATCGCGCCGGGCGATCGCGACCGGCCGACCGAGACGGCCGTCGCGCGCACGGAGCGCCTCCCCGGTGACTGA
- the gyrB gene encoding DNA topoisomerase (ATP-hydrolyzing) subunit B codes for MNEDSDYGAGQIQVLEGLEAVRKRPAMYVGSVDDRGLHHLVYEVVDNSIDEALAGHCETIGVTIHDDGSVSVSDDGRGIPVDTHEEYDKPAVEVIMTVLHAGGKFDNKSYQVSGGLHGVGVSVVNALSERLTVTVKRDGAVWTQTFEAGEPAGPLDRVRETDDEESTGTEIRFWPDRSIFEATEIEFSTLESRLRELAFLNSGVEIRLVDERDDSEETFRYDGGIREFVAYLNETKDPLHSEVISFTDESEGVQVEIAMQATDDFQGSIHAFANNINTREGGTHLTGFKTALTRVVNDYATGHGLLGDIEGTLTGEDIREGLTAVLSVKHPDPQFEGQTKTKLGNSEVRGVVESAMHARLDTHFEEHPDTAEAIVAKAVEAAKARQAAKKAKELTRRKSALESTALPGKLSDCQTRDPSEAELFVVEGDSAGGSAKQARNPEFQAVMPIKGKILNVEKHRLDRILENDEIRNLITALGTGIGDEFDIDDLRYDHINVLTDADVDGAHIRTLLLTFFYRHMRPLLEQGHVFASRPPLYRVRCGGETHDAMTEADRERIVDEHCGGSPDQIQRFKGLGEMNPQQLWDTTMDPDQRYLKQITIEDAATADKMFSVLMGDAVEPRREFIKDHAPEADWVDI; via the coding sequence ATGAACGAGGACAGCGACTACGGAGCCGGCCAGATCCAGGTCCTGGAGGGCCTGGAGGCCGTCCGAAAGCGACCGGCCATGTACGTCGGGTCGGTCGACGATCGGGGGCTCCACCATCTCGTCTACGAAGTCGTCGACAACTCCATCGACGAGGCGCTCGCGGGGCACTGTGAGACCATCGGCGTCACCATCCACGACGATGGGTCGGTCTCGGTCTCCGACGACGGCCGGGGGATCCCGGTCGACACCCACGAAGAGTACGACAAACCCGCCGTCGAGGTCATCATGACCGTACTCCACGCCGGCGGGAAGTTCGACAACAAGTCCTATCAGGTCTCGGGGGGCCTCCACGGCGTCGGCGTCTCGGTCGTCAACGCGCTCTCCGAACGGCTGACGGTCACCGTCAAACGCGACGGTGCGGTCTGGACCCAGACGTTCGAGGCGGGCGAACCCGCCGGGCCACTCGATCGCGTGCGCGAGACCGACGACGAGGAGTCGACCGGCACCGAGATCCGCTTCTGGCCCGACAGGTCGATCTTCGAGGCGACCGAGATCGAGTTCTCGACGCTGGAGAGTCGTCTGCGCGAGTTGGCCTTTCTCAATTCGGGAGTCGAGATCCGACTCGTCGACGAGCGCGACGACAGCGAGGAGACCTTCCGGTACGACGGCGGGATCCGCGAGTTCGTCGCGTACCTCAACGAGACCAAAGACCCGCTGCACAGCGAGGTCATCTCCTTTACCGACGAGAGCGAGGGCGTCCAGGTCGAGATCGCGATGCAGGCGACCGACGACTTCCAGGGCTCGATTCACGCCTTCGCGAACAACATCAACACCCGTGAGGGCGGGACGCATCTCACGGGGTTCAAGACCGCGTTGACACGTGTCGTCAACGACTACGCCACCGGTCACGGACTGCTCGGCGACATCGAGGGCACGCTCACCGGCGAGGACATCCGCGAGGGGCTGACGGCCGTGCTCTCGGTCAAACACCCCGACCCGCAGTTCGAGGGCCAGACCAAGACCAAACTCGGCAACAGCGAGGTCCGCGGTGTCGTCGAGTCCGCGATGCACGCCCGTCTCGACACCCACTTCGAGGAACACCCCGACACCGCCGAGGCGATCGTCGCGAAGGCCGTCGAAGCCGCGAAAGCCCGCCAGGCCGCCAAGAAAGCGAAGGAACTCACGCGCCGGAAGAGCGCGCTCGAATCGACCGCACTCCCCGGAAAACTCTCGGACTGTCAGACCCGCGACCCGAGCGAGGCCGAATTATTTGTCGTCGAAGGTGACAGTGCGGGCGGAAGTGCAAAGCAAGCGAGAAATCCCGAGTTCCAGGCGGTGATGCCGATCAAAGGCAAGATCCTCAACGTGGAGAAACACCGCCTCGATCGCATCCTCGAAAACGACGAGATCCGCAATCTCATCACCGCGCTCGGGACGGGCATCGGCGACGAGTTCGACATCGACGACCTGCGGTACGACCACATCAACGTCCTCACCGACGCCGACGTCGACGGCGCGCACATCCGGACGCTCCTGCTTACTTTCTTCTATCGGCACATGCGCCCCCTGCTCGAACAGGGCCACGTGTTCGCCTCCCGGCCGCCGCTGTATCGCGTGCGCTGTGGTGGGGAGACTCACGATGCGATGACCGAGGCCGACCGCGAGCGGATCGTCGACGAGCACTGCGGCGGGTCGCCCGACCAGATCCAGCGGTTCAAGGGCCTCGGCGAGATGAACCCCCAGCAGTTGTGGGACACGACGATGGACCCCGACCAGCGGTATCTCAAGCAGATCACCATCGAGGACGCCGCGACCGCCGACAAGATGTTCTCGGTGCTGATGGGTGACGCCGTCGAACCGCGCCGCGAGTTCATCAAAGACCACGCGCCCGAGGCCGACTGGGTGGACATCTAA
- the gyrA gene encoding DNA gyrase subunit A: MSSDLPDTPANVDADRLERVRVEDEMEQSYIDYAMSVIAGRALPDVRDGLKPVHRRILYAMDEMGVTSASGHRKSSSIVGETMGNYHPHGDSAIYDTLVRMAQDFSMRYPLVDGQGNFGSMDGDPPAAMRYTEARMAPIAEELLEDIDKDTVDFSANYDDRLEEPDVLPAAIPNLLVNGSSGIAVGMSTNIPPHNLGEVIDATVHLIENPEASVVDLMEFVEGPDFPTGGQIVGRDPIYEAYQTGRGRLTVRSTFDVEESDRGGDRIVVTELPYQENKARVVERIAEDVQEGTIEGVSDLRDESDRTGVRIVVECKRGANTDVVKNQLLEHHLESTFGVINLALVDGQPRVLSLKETLQHYVDHRREVVRRRSEHDLEAAEDRAHVLDGRLVAVENADDVVELIRNSENRTAAKEALREAYEFSERQADHVVRMQLGSLTSEEVGDIEDEYEDVQREIERLEAILDSDERLDGVVVDELEAMKAEYDDERRTAIIEDVGTVTREDLIPEEDVLVVMTADDYIKRMPVETFDPQRRGGKGIIGADPKEGDRVTTIFRANSHDYLLCFTTQGQVYRLKTYEVPEMGRTARGKSAINLLDLDDGEEITAVVAADAFDDENCFTMVTRQGYVKRTCAAAFENINSSGIIAATLGDGDALVDVAVTDGSRDIVIATEGGMTIRFAESEVREMGRTARGVRGIDLEGDDHVAGLVATADGERDLLTITQNGYGKRTPLAEYRRQSRYGKGLIDIDTGERNGPVASVHAVDTDDHFVVVSESGQIVRTPAREVSEVGRNTMGVIVMDLAAGDRVACADLIPGAE, from the coding sequence ATGAGTTCAGATCTCCCCGATACACCGGCGAACGTCGACGCGGACCGCCTCGAACGCGTCCGCGTCGAAGACGAGATGGAGCAAAGCTACATCGACTACGCGATGAGCGTCATCGCGGGCCGGGCCCTGCCCGACGTCCGCGACGGCCTCAAACCCGTCCACCGGCGCATCCTCTACGCGATGGACGAGATGGGCGTCACCAGCGCGTCGGGTCACCGCAAGTCCTCGTCGATCGTCGGCGAGACGATGGGGAACTACCACCCCCACGGCGACAGCGCGATCTACGACACGCTCGTCCGGATGGCCCAGGACTTCTCGATGCGGTACCCCCTGGTCGACGGCCAGGGCAACTTCGGGTCGATGGACGGCGATCCGCCCGCCGCGATGCGGTACACCGAGGCGCGGATGGCCCCGATCGCCGAGGAACTCTTAGAGGACATCGACAAGGACACCGTCGACTTCTCGGCGAACTACGACGACCGTCTCGAAGAGCCAGACGTCCTCCCCGCGGCGATCCCGAACCTGCTCGTCAACGGTTCCTCGGGCATCGCGGTCGGGATGAGCACGAACATCCCGCCGCACAACCTCGGCGAGGTGATCGATGCGACCGTCCACCTGATCGAGAACCCCGAGGCGAGCGTCGTCGATCTGATGGAGTTCGTCGAGGGCCCAGACTTCCCGACCGGGGGGCAGATCGTCGGTCGCGATCCGATCTACGAGGCCTATCAGACCGGGCGTGGCCGCCTCACCGTTCGCTCGACGTTCGACGTCGAGGAGTCAGATCGCGGTGGCGACCGGATCGTCGTCACCGAACTCCCCTACCAGGAGAACAAGGCTCGCGTGGTCGAGCGCATCGCCGAGGACGTCCAGGAGGGCACCATCGAGGGCGTCTCGGATTTGCGCGACGAGTCGGATCGCACGGGGGTTCGGATCGTCGTCGAGTGCAAGCGCGGCGCGAACACCGACGTCGTCAAAAATCAGCTCTTAGAGCACCACCTCGAGTCCACCTTCGGCGTCATCAACCTCGCTTTGGTCGACGGCCAGCCACGCGTCTTGAGCCTGAAAGAGACCCTCCAGCACTACGTCGATCACCGCCGCGAGGTCGTCCGCCGGCGTTCCGAACACGACCTCGAGGCCGCCGAAGACCGCGCACACGTCCTCGACGGCCGCCTCGTCGCCGTCGAGAACGCCGACGACGTCGTCGAACTCATCCGGAACTCCGAGAACCGTACCGCAGCCAAAGAGGCGCTCCGCGAGGCCTACGAGTTTAGCGAGCGCCAGGCCGACCACGTCGTCCGGATGCAACTTGGATCGTTGACCTCCGAGGAGGTCGGCGACATCGAAGACGAGTACGAGGACGTGCAACGCGAAATCGAGCGCCTGGAGGCCATCCTCGACTCTGACGAGCGCCTGGATGGGGTCGTCGTCGACGAACTCGAAGCGATGAAAGCCGAGTACGACGACGAGCGCCGCACCGCGATCATCGAGGACGTCGGGACGGTCACCCGCGAGGATCTCATTCCCGAAGAGGACGTCCTCGTCGTGATGACCGCCGACGACTACATCAAGCGCATGCCCGTCGAGACGTTCGATCCCCAGCGCCGCGGCGGCAAGGGGATCATCGGCGCCGACCCCAAAGAGGGCGATCGCGTCACGACGATCTTCCGGGCGAACAGCCACGACTACCTGCTCTGTTTCACCACCCAGGGCCAGGTCTACCGGCTGAAAACCTACGAGGTGCCCGAGATGGGCCGCACCGCCCGGGGCAAGTCCGCGATCAACCTGCTGGATCTCGACGACGGCGAGGAGATCACCGCGGTCGTCGCGGCGGATGCCTTCGACGACGAGAACTGTTTCACGATGGTCACTCGCCAGGGCTACGTCAAGCGCACCTGTGCGGCCGCCTTCGAGAACATCAACTCATCGGGTATCATCGCCGCGACACTCGGGGACGGTGACGCACTCGTCGATGTCGCGGTCACCGACGGGTCGCGTGACATCGTCATCGCGACCGAGGGCGGGATGACGATCCGGTTCGCGGAGAGCGAGGTCCGCGAGATGGGTCGAACGGCCCGGGGCGTCCGCGGGATCGATCTCGAAGGGGACGATCACGTCGCGGGCCTCGTCGCGACGGCGGACGGCGAGCGCGACCTGCTGACGATCACGCAGAACGGCTACGGCAAGCGCACGCCGCTCGCGGAGTATCGCCGTCAGTCCCGCTACGGCAAGGGCCTGATCGATATCGACACCGGCGAGCGCAACGGGCCCGTCGCGAGCGTCCACGCGGTCGACACCGACGATCACTTCGTCGTCGTGAGCGAGTCCGGGCAGATCGTCCGGACGCCAGCGCGCGAGGTGAGCGAGGTCGGCCGGAACACGATGGGCGTGATCGTGATGGACCTCGCTGCGGGCGATCGGGTGGCCTGTGCGGACCTGATTCCCGGCGCAGAGTGA
- a CDS encoding branched-chain amino acid transaminase, whose amino-acid sequence MSFDDMDVGTIWLDGEFVDWADAQVHVLSHGLHYGTGVFEGVRCYDTDRGPAIFRWGDHLDRLYASGAPYEIEIPYEREELTDATLELLDREDLDSAYIRPIAFYGYDMLGLNPGDCPVTTAIAAWPWGAYLGEEALEVGVDVSISSWRKYKSDQIPTNAKTTGPYVNSVLANLEATRDGYDEALLLNADGQVAEGPGENLFLVRDGEIHTPGLAESNLDGITRRSVIEVAENLGYTVHDDATVSRGELYTADELFFSGTAAEVTPIATVDDTPIGSGSKGPITDEIQQRFFEIVETGEPAEWFTYLE is encoded by the coding sequence ATGAGCTTCGATGACATGGACGTGGGGACGATCTGGCTGGACGGCGAGTTCGTCGACTGGGCCGACGCCCAGGTGCACGTGCTCTCGCATGGCCTGCACTACGGCACGGGCGTCTTCGAGGGCGTCCGGTGTTACGACACCGATCGGGGGCCCGCGATCTTCCGGTGGGGAGATCATCTCGATCGACTCTACGCCTCGGGGGCGCCCTACGAGATCGAGATTCCCTACGAGCGCGAGGAACTGACCGACGCGACGCTCGAACTGCTCGATCGCGAGGACCTCGACTCGGCGTACATCCGCCCGATCGCCTTCTACGGGTACGACATGCTCGGCTTGAACCCCGGCGATTGCCCCGTGACGACCGCGATCGCGGCCTGGCCCTGGGGTGCGTATCTCGGTGAGGAGGCCCTGGAAGTCGGTGTCGACGTCTCGATCTCCTCGTGGCGGAAGTACAAATCCGACCAGATTCCCACGAACGCGAAAACGACGGGCCCGTACGTCAACAGCGTGCTCGCGAACCTGGAGGCGACCCGGGACGGCTACGACGAGGCCCTGCTGCTGAACGCCGACGGCCAGGTCGCCGAAGGCCCCGGCGAGAACCTGTTTCTCGTCCGCGACGGCGAGATCCACACGCCCGGTCTCGCGGAGTCGAACCTCGACGGCATCACCCGCCGGAGCGTCATCGAGGTCGCCGAGAATCTGGGCTATACCGTTCACGACGACGCGACGGTCTCGCGTGGGGAGCTCTACACCGCCGACGAACTGTTCTTCTCGGGGACCGCCGCCGAGGTCACGCCGATCGCGACCGTCGACGACACGCCGATCGGGTCTGGCTCGAAAGGCCCCATCACCGACGAGATCCAACAGCGCTTCTTCGAGATCGTCGAGACCGGCGAACCCGCCGAGTGGTTCACGTATCTGGAGTGA
- a CDS encoding UPF0175 family protein: MASTSRGPTDELATAVGRYVLGDLSLGRAAEEAGLSRWEFEELLSDAGFSALYGPRTDEQLDGEIDVARDLDQ, encoded by the coding sequence ATGGCGTCGACCAGTCGCGGACCGACCGACGAGTTGGCGACCGCAGTCGGCCGGTACGTTCTGGGCGATCTCTCGCTCGGGCGAGCCGCCGAAGAGGCGGGGCTCTCCCGATGGGAATTCGAGGAACTACTCAGCGACGCTGGTTTCAGTGCGCTCTATGGCCCACGAACGGACGAACAGTTAGACGGGGAGATCGATGTCGCACGAGACCTCGACCAGTAA